Proteins encoded in a region of the Tubulanus polymorphus chromosome 10, tnTubPoly1.2, whole genome shotgun sequence genome:
- the LOC141911949 gene encoding uncharacterized protein LOC141911949, translating to MMDGFTQQEQEGVITDSSWAATPVKQIIVEYISNSWTAIVTNTDNIWRMLFYFISTIFTLFIQFAESFVDNASRYFRRLEEEFNSTRPPQYSIIVVCIISLIVVAGLIYRKLNKSFVKRGATSDDKKMFGLNVFDLAKTAYEKGHAEAVIRLVNKLQYDVNYAIPTSGLTLFLCSCISGERKLVQFLINKGANINSRTSAGDSALYLATFGILNAKRNDNSNRFPLLHDLIEAGCSVNSQNKSGYTALHRAASKGNIPLIKFLLQKGASPYLCSTSKVYPIDSAINAGHLEAAELLTIRVKNPHVWDIIEPHTPPRIQLGLQTPQRKKLVDLDSKRLRKRDKKLATMSMAPPKCEQLNRVFTPKREMASAGNSPVMTFKGRGKCR from the exons ATGATGGATGGCTTTACGCAGCAAGAGCAGGAGGGGGTGATTACAGACAGCAGTTGGGCTGCGACTCCCGTCAAACAGATCATTGTAGAATACATTTCAAACAGCTGGACAGCGATTGTCACAAACACTGATAACATCTGGCGAATGTTGTTCTATTTTATATCGACAATCTTCACTTTATTCATTCAGT TTGCCGAAAGTTTTGTGGATAATGCCTCGAGATATTTCCGTCGATTGGAAGAAGAGTTCAACTCGACGCGTCCGCCCCAATACTCGATAATCGTAGTATGCATCATTTCGCTGATCGTTGTAGCCGGTCTCATCTATCGTAAAC TAAATAAATCGTTTGTAAAACGCGGCGCGACGTCCGATGATAAAAAGATGTTCGGTCTAAACGTGTTCGATCTAGCCAAG ACGGCTTATGAAAAGGGACACGCCGAAGCCGTGATACGTTTAGTCAACAAACTTCAATACGACGTTAACTACGCGATTCCTACGAGTGGACTGACTCTTTTCCTG TGTTCGTGTATCAGCGGTGAAAGAAAGCTCGTGCAGTTTCTCATCAACAAAG GTGCTAATATCAACTCGAGGACAAGCGCCGGTGATTCTGCTCTATATCTGGCCACATTCGGGATTCTGAACGCGAAACGAAACGACAATTCAAATCGTTTTCCTTTACTTCATGATCTGATCGAGGCGG GATGTTCCGTCAATTCGCAGAACAAGTCCGGTTACACGGCCCTTCACCGAGCTGCCAGTAAGGGAAACATTCCTCTCATCAAATTCCTCTTACAAAAAG GCGCGTCGCCGTATCTGTGCAGTACGTCGAAAGTCTACCCGATCGATAGCGCCATCAATGCAG GTCATCTAGAGGCGGCCGAACTGCTGACGATACGTGTGAAGAACCCACACGTCTGGGATATAATCGAACCCCACACACCGCCCCGGATTCAACTCGGTTTACAAACCCCGCAGCGTAAAAAGCTCGTCGACCTCGATTCCAAACGCCTGCGCAAACGTGACAAGAAACTGGCGACGATGTCGATGGCGCCACCTAAGTGCGAACAGTTGAACCGCGTGTTTACGCCCAAGAGGGAAATGGCGAGTGCCGGGAATTCACCGGTGATGACGTTTAAAGGTAGAGGCAAGTGTCGCTGA